One Herpetosiphonaceae bacterium genomic region harbors:
- a CDS encoding sodium ion-translocating decarboxylase subunit beta has product MDSQTIEQLLQGLQHVTWQSLVMIGVGCMLLFLAIAKEYEPLLLLPIGAGAILANLPLSPLVGDDGLLRVLYNAGVGNELFPLLIFIGIGALTDFGPLLENPRMVLLGAAGQFGIFGTLILALLLGFSRNEAASIGIIGAIDGPTSIYVSGILAPNLLGPITVAAYSYMSLVPIIMPPIMRLLTTPEERQIRMPYSQRTISKRTRVLFPIIVTVLVGTLVPFATPLIGMLMLGNLMRESGAVERLTGASSTEIANVVTLFLGLAIGSTMVGV; this is encoded by the coding sequence GTGGATAGCCAAACGATCGAGCAACTGCTCCAGGGCCTCCAGCATGTCACCTGGCAATCGCTGGTGATGATCGGCGTGGGCTGCATGCTGCTGTTCCTGGCAATCGCCAAGGAGTACGAGCCGCTGCTGCTGCTGCCGATCGGCGCGGGCGCGATCCTCGCCAATCTGCCGCTCTCGCCGCTGGTCGGCGACGATGGCCTGCTGCGCGTGCTGTACAACGCCGGTGTCGGCAACGAGCTGTTTCCGCTGCTGATCTTCATCGGCATTGGCGCGCTGACCGACTTTGGGCCGCTGCTGGAGAATCCGCGCATGGTGCTACTGGGCGCGGCGGGACAGTTCGGTATCTTCGGCACGCTGATCCTGGCGCTGCTGCTGGGCTTTAGCCGCAACGAGGCCGCGTCGATCGGCATCATCGGCGCGATCGACGGCCCGACCTCGATCTACGTAAGCGGGATTCTGGCTCCGAATCTGCTGGGTCCGATCACTGTCGCGGCCTACAGCTATATGTCGCTGGTGCCGATCATCATGCCGCCGATCATGCGGCTGTTGACGACGCCTGAGGAGCGCCAGATTCGCATGCCCTACAGCCAGCGCACGATCAGCAAGCGCACGCGGGTGCTCTTTCCGATCATCGTCACCGTGCTGGTGGGCACGCTGGTGCCGTTTGCGACGCCACTGATCGGTATGCTGATGCTGGGCAATCTAATGCGCGAGTCGGGCGCGGTCGAGCGGCTGACCGGCGCGTCGTCGACGGAGATCGCCAACGTGGTCACGCTCTTCCTGGGCCTCGCGATCGGCTCGACGATGGTCGGCGTGC
- a CDS encoding biotin/lipoyl-containing protein codes for MRRYTLQINGKEYVVDVEEVTGDTFRVLVGDEIIEVRLSSDEDLAQAIITPEIAPTRAPTPSGLPRQVPQVREVRSPIEDDGSAPPVSTPPSATPRRAAGGGAAVMSAPMPGVILSVETTVGATVARGQVVVVLEAMKMKNAIKASRDGVVAEIFVQPGQPVGHGDPLIRFKED; via the coding sequence ATGCGACGGTACACATTGCAGATCAACGGTAAGGAATATGTGGTCGATGTCGAGGAAGTGACAGGCGATACCTTCCGCGTGCTCGTCGGCGACGAGATCATCGAGGTGCGGCTGTCGAGCGACGAGGATCTGGCCCAAGCGATCATCACGCCGGAGATTGCGCCGACGCGCGCGCCTACGCCGTCGGGCCTGCCGCGTCAGGTACCGCAGGTGCGCGAGGTGCGCAGCCCGATCGAGGACGACGGCAGCGCGCCGCCCGTCAGTACGCCTCCGTCGGCCACGCCACGACGCGCGGCTGGAGGCGGCGCGGCGGTGATGAGCGCGCCGATGCCGGGCGTGATCTTATCGGTCGAGACGACGGTCGGCGCGACCGTTGCGCGCGGGCAGGTGGTGGTCGTGCTGGAAGCGATGAAGATGAAGAACGCGATCAAAGCCTCGCGCGATGGCGTGGTCGCCGAGATTTTTGTACAGCCGGGCCAGCCCGTGGGCCACGGCGATCCGCTGATCCGCTTCAAGGAGGACTGA
- a CDS encoding OadG family transporter subunit, with amino-acid sequence MENLGFGFQMTLLGMGIVFSLLALLWGLLALLLRFDRPPAVAAAPVAEQAPEPMPRVQVLTHSRDPDLVAAITVAVLTHWAVRRKQAAPAMRSYWPGSLLPANRWVTAGRAQQHQGWQRRR; translated from the coding sequence ATGGAGAATCTTGGCTTTGGTTTCCAGATGACCCTGCTGGGGATGGGCATCGTCTTTTCGCTGCTGGCGCTCCTGTGGGGCTTGCTGGCGCTGCTCCTGCGCTTCGATCGACCGCCCGCTGTTGCCGCAGCGCCGGTCGCAGAGCAAGCGCCGGAGCCGATGCCCAGAGTGCAGGTGCTCACCCACAGCCGCGACCCCGATCTGGTCGCGGCGATCACGGTGGCGGTGCTGACGCACTGGGCGGTACGCCGCAAGCAGGCCGCGCCCGCGATGCGCAGCTACTGGCCCGGCAGCCTGCTGCCTGCGAATCGGTGGGTGACGGCGGGACGGGCACAGCAGCATCAGGGCTGGCAGCGACGGAGATAA
- a CDS encoding acyl-CoA carboxylase subunit beta, whose product MTDHEMITDQLTQLRALRERALQGGGPKRIEQQHARGKLTARERLSILLDEGSFQELGALATHHITDFGMAEQRYPGDGIVTGFGKMNGRRVAVFAQDFTVLGGSFSEVQSHKISRIQDLALESGIPLIGLNDSGGARIQEGVRSLAAYGEVFVRNVLASGVIPQISLILGPCAGGAVYSPALTDFAIMAQSTSHMFLTGPEVIKAVTGETVTAEDLGGALVHNSRSGVAHFLADNEQAALALAKVLLSYLPQNNNEDPAQITPYDSADRMEEALNTIVPLDDDAPYDMRDVIAMIFDRGSFLEVQAHYALNAIVGFARLDGYSVGVVANQPSYMAGALDIDSSDKIARFIRICDTYNIPLITFVDCPGFLPGVDQEYGGVIRHGAKIIYAYCEATVPKISIVTRKAMGGSYVAMSSKQMRNDVAFAWPTAQIAVMGALGAVRILHRKELDQAADPAALERQFIAEYRKKFFNPYSAADVGQIDEVIEPRESRPRLIRALEVLRTKVQQNPPKKHGLFPA is encoded by the coding sequence ATGACCGATCACGAGATGATAACCGATCAGCTTACCCAACTGCGCGCGCTGCGGGAGCGGGCGCTGCAAGGTGGCGGCCCGAAGCGGATTGAGCAGCAGCACGCGCGCGGCAAGCTCACCGCCCGCGAACGGCTCTCGATCCTGCTGGATGAAGGCTCGTTTCAAGAGCTGGGCGCGCTTGCGACGCATCATATCACCGATTTTGGCATGGCCGAGCAGCGCTATCCCGGCGATGGCATCGTCACCGGCTTCGGCAAGATGAACGGTCGGCGCGTCGCCGTTTTTGCGCAAGATTTTACCGTGCTGGGCGGCTCGTTCTCCGAGGTCCAGTCGCATAAGATCAGCCGGATTCAGGATCTTGCACTGGAGAGCGGCATCCCGCTGATCGGCCTGAACGACTCCGGCGGCGCGCGTATTCAGGAGGGCGTGCGCAGCCTGGCGGCCTATGGCGAGGTCTTCGTGCGGAACGTGCTGGCATCAGGCGTGATCCCGCAGATCTCGCTGATCCTCGGCCCCTGCGCGGGCGGCGCGGTCTATTCTCCCGCGCTGACCGACTTTGCGATCATGGCGCAGAGTACCAGCCATATGTTTCTGACCGGGCCTGAGGTGATCAAAGCGGTGACAGGCGAGACCGTCACCGCCGAAGACCTTGGCGGCGCGCTGGTCCACAATAGCCGCAGCGGCGTGGCGCATTTCCTGGCCGATAACGAGCAGGCGGCGCTCGCGCTGGCAAAGGTGCTGCTGAGCTACTTACCGCAGAACAACAACGAGGACCCCGCGCAGATCACGCCCTACGACTCCGCCGATCGGATGGAGGAAGCGCTCAACACGATCGTGCCGCTCGACGATGACGCGCCTTACGATATGCGCGACGTGATCGCGATGATCTTCGATCGGGGCAGCTTTCTTGAGGTCCAGGCGCACTACGCGCTCAACGCGATCGTCGGCTTCGCGCGGCTGGACGGCTACTCGGTGGGCGTGGTGGCGAATCAGCCCTCCTACATGGCGGGCGCGCTCGACATCGACTCAAGCGATAAAATCGCGCGCTTCATCCGCATCTGCGACACCTACAATATTCCGCTGATCACCTTCGTCGATTGTCCAGGGTTCCTGCCCGGCGTCGACCAGGAGTACGGCGGCGTGATCCGGCATGGCGCGAAGATTATCTACGCCTACTGCGAGGCGACCGTGCCCAAGATCTCGATCGTCACGCGCAAGGCGATGGGCGGCTCGTACGTAGCGATGAGCTCCAAGCAGATGCGCAACGACGTGGCCTTTGCCTGGCCCACGGCGCAGATCGCGGTGATGGGCGCGCTGGGAGCCGTGCGGATTCTGCATCGCAAGGAGCTGGATCAGGCGGCAGATCCGGCGGCGCTGGAGCGCCAGTTTATCGCGGAGTATCGCAAAAAGTTCTTCAATCCCTATAGCGCCGCAGACGTGGGCCAGATCGACGAGGTGATCGAGCCGCGCGAGTCGCGACCGCGCCTGATCCGCGCGCTTGAGGTGCTACGAACCAAGGTGCAGCAGAATCCACCCAAGAAGCACGGGCTGTTCCCGGCGTAG
- a CDS encoding M14 family metallopeptidase has product MRLSIKPLRRFGTLLFVALMGAALLLPGMQSGTQRALAATPDDLDRVEPAVVARITLPDRAALDALVATGADLAEYLHQSSSGLDVDVIATPAEIEALRQQGFNVTNTLLTEADWAARVAEREAAVAAEEAALASVDTLTILRADYFQNDAGSFLSVEAKTSAGAAATVRLTAAWDAGSGTAPDAGGTATMSRFTDAGVYMYHRLLVPVGSRPAKVQITSTQGGAATAAVREWLDSGRPGNPKHHYVKDFISHYMHPTEVYERIEALAREFPDLAEVIELPNKTNGYRRKAQATMGSLTSNAVVISSKAWGHEGGTAITVEFANPGAPNQPLAVNVNGSAISVRLATNASGALASTAAQVAAALNAQAGALVTAHTYRGNAGAGVVQPVAATPLRDFLSAPAEISRDPFTVRAIRIGKHRDGSRIGVLAYSQEHAREWVTPLVAVETAERLLRNYARDGETRQLLDNLDIFIIPSVNPDGAHYSFFDYNMQRKNMFNYCGPQDADPGRRNEWGVDNNRNYGIGSLFDGYSGASTNCRSGTYAGPEELSEPESRNVIWVAEQHPNIKFSMNIHSYGGYFMWAPGAYRLPGRETLDRAALGQEAFFWASSEQILASIKEHRGTVILPGRTGPTADVLYSAAGNSADHLWYGSNIFAWNFEVGADRWDAERSRWEPVGFQPSFAEGHGEAMEFANGLIAMLKVAKDYGKDAQPPRSWSVPGQGKYSGPVALRFETSEPATIYYTLDGSRPTFRSQKYSASGMREGPQVLTLTETTTLRWFAVDAAGNIENGYDPYRGENYRQVRIEIKP; this is encoded by the coding sequence ATGAGATTATCGATCAAGCCTCTCCGCCGGTTTGGAACCCTGCTGTTCGTCGCGCTGATGGGCGCTGCCCTGCTGCTGCCCGGCATGCAATCCGGCACCCAGCGCGCGCTCGCGGCCACGCCCGACGATCTCGATCGGGTGGAGCCTGCCGTTGTTGCCCGCATCACGCTGCCCGATCGCGCGGCCCTGGATGCGCTTGTCGCCACCGGAGCCGATCTTGCCGAGTATCTGCATCAATCGAGCAGCGGCCTGGATGTCGATGTGATCGCCACGCCAGCCGAGATCGAGGCGCTCCGCCAGCAGGGCTTTAACGTCACGAACACGCTGCTGACCGAGGCGGACTGGGCCGCGCGCGTGGCCGAGCGCGAGGCCGCAGTCGCAGCCGAGGAGGCCGCGCTGGCCTCGGTCGATACGCTGACGATCCTGCGCGCCGACTACTTCCAGAACGATGCGGGAAGCTTCCTCTCGGTCGAGGCCAAGACCAGCGCGGGTGCCGCCGCGACGGTTCGCCTGACCGCCGCCTGGGATGCTGGCTCCGGCACCGCGCCCGACGCTGGCGGCACGGCCACGATGTCGCGCTTTACCGACGCCGGAGTCTACATGTATCACCGCCTGCTGGTGCCGGTCGGCAGCCGTCCGGCTAAGGTGCAGATCACGAGCACGCAGGGCGGCGCCGCGACGGCTGCCGTGCGCGAGTGGCTCGACAGCGGCAGGCCCGGCAACCCGAAGCACCATTATGTCAAGGACTTCATCAGCCACTATATGCATCCGACCGAGGTATACGAGCGCATCGAGGCGCTGGCGCGCGAGTTCCCCGATCTGGCCGAGGTCATCGAGCTGCCGAACAAGACGAACGGCTACCGGCGCAAGGCACAGGCGACGATGGGCAGCCTGACGAGCAACGCCGTGGTCATCAGCTCGAAGGCGTGGGGCCACGAGGGCGGCACCGCGATCACGGTCGAGTTCGCCAATCCGGGCGCGCCCAATCAGCCGCTCGCGGTCAATGTGAATGGCAGCGCGATCTCGGTGCGCCTTGCGACCAACGCATCCGGCGCGCTCGCAAGCACGGCGGCGCAGGTGGCGGCGGCGCTGAACGCGCAGGCCGGAGCGCTGGTGACGGCGCATACCTACCGTGGCAACGCCGGAGCAGGTGTGGTGCAGCCCGTGGCGGCAACGCCGCTCCGCGATTTTTTGAGCGCTCCCGCTGAGATCTCGCGCGATCCGTTCACCGTCCGTGCGATCCGCATCGGCAAGCATCGCGACGGGTCGCGCATCGGCGTGCTGGCCTACTCGCAGGAGCACGCGCGCGAATGGGTCACGCCGCTGGTCGCGGTCGAAACCGCCGAGCGGCTGCTGCGCAACTACGCGCGCGACGGCGAGACGCGCCAGCTTCTCGACAACCTCGACATCTTTATTATTCCCTCGGTCAATCCCGACGGCGCGCACTACAGCTTCTTCGACTACAACATGCAGCGCAAGAACATGTTCAACTACTGCGGGCCGCAGGATGCCGATCCCGGTCGTCGTAACGAGTGGGGCGTGGACAACAACCGCAACTACGGGATTGGCTCGTTGTTCGACGGCTACAGCGGCGCGTCGACCAACTGCCGCAGCGGCACCTACGCCGGTCCCGAGGAACTCTCGGAGCCCGAAAGCCGCAACGTCATCTGGGTCGCCGAGCAGCATCCCAACATCAAGTTCTCGATGAATATCCACAGCTACGGCGGCTACTTCATGTGGGCACCCGGCGCGTACCGGCTGCCGGGCCGTGAAACGCTCGATCGCGCGGCGCTGGGCCAGGAGGCATTCTTCTGGGCCTCATCCGAGCAAATCCTGGCGTCGATCAAAGAGCATCGCGGCACGGTGATCCTGCCTGGGCGCACGGGGCCGACCGCCGATGTGCTCTACTCTGCCGCCGGTAACTCCGCCGACCACCTCTGGTACGGCAGCAACATCTTCGCCTGGAACTTCGAGGTCGGCGCGGATCGCTGGGACGCCGAGCGATCACGGTGGGAGCCGGTGGGCTTTCAGCCGTCCTTTGCCGAAGGACACGGCGAGGCGATGGAGTTTGCCAACGGCCTGATCGCCATGCTCAAGGTTGCCAAAGACTACGGCAAGGACGCGCAGCCGCCGCGATCGTGGAGCGTGCCAGGCCAGGGCAAGTACAGCGGGCCGGTCGCGCTGCGCTTCGAGACGAGCGAGCCAGCCACGATCTACTACACGCTCGATGGCAGCCGTCCGACCTTCAGGTCGCAGAAGTATAGCGCCAGCGGCATGCGCGAGGGGCCGCAGGTCCTCACGCTGACGGAGACGACCACGCTCAGGTGGTTTGCGGTCGACGCCGCTGGCAACATCGAGAACGGCTACGATCCCTACAGAGGCGAAAACTATCGCCAGGTGCGGATCGAGATCAAGCCGTAG
- a CDS encoding MerR family transcriptional regulator has protein sequence MEDLTIGEAARRAGLQPSTLRYYEQVGLLPVPKRVGGRRRYDYDVVQRLGAIKVAQRAGFTLAEIALLLQGFATDTPLSARWHVLARQKLREIDALLAHVQEMKRLLEAGLECQCARLDECELCSHNDA, from the coding sequence ATGGAAGATCTGACAATTGGCGAGGCAGCGCGGCGGGCGGGCTTGCAACCATCCACGCTGCGCTATTACGAACAGGTTGGCCTGCTGCCGGTGCCGAAGCGTGTCGGCGGGCGGCGGCGCTATGATTATGACGTGGTACAGCGCCTCGGCGCGATCAAGGTGGCTCAGCGCGCAGGCTTTACGCTCGCAGAGATTGCGCTGCTCTTGCAGGGCTTTGCGACAGACACACCGCTGTCTGCGCGGTGGCATGTCCTGGCGCGGCAGAAGCTCCGCGAGATCGATGCGCTGCTGGCACATGTGCAGGAGATGAAGCGCCTGCTTGAAGCCGGCCTTGAGTGCCAGTGTGCACGCCTGGACGAATGCGAGCTATGTTCACATAACGATGCGTAA
- a CDS encoding YciI family protein yields MKTFLVIYRPGEAWIVGRPVSEQPLAAHGRYLLRLYQAGTLRFAGPFEDDAGGATVIEAPGEAEAHTIASHDPAVVDRIFVYELHPWRLVDWERHTRAA; encoded by the coding sequence ATGAAAACCTTTCTGGTTATCTATCGTCCGGGGGAGGCCTGGATTGTAGGCAGGCCCGTCTCGGAGCAGCCGTTAGCAGCCCACGGTCGATATTTGCTGCGCCTGTATCAGGCTGGCACGCTGCGCTTTGCAGGGCCGTTTGAAGATGACGCTGGCGGCGCTACGGTGATCGAGGCACCAGGTGAAGCAGAAGCGCACACGATCGCCAGTCATGATCCGGCAGTTGTTGATCGGATCTTCGTGTATGAGCTGCACCCGTGGCGGCTTGTGGACTGGGAGCGGCATACCCGTGCTGCATAA
- a CDS encoding sugar ABC transporter substrate-binding protein — MTRIRGTALLRIKLKEINVRNVVLLVVGLVMVLTACGAPAAASKPVSFMVWGDPAEKAAYESLVSAFKQKQPSIDVQITHIPGQNEYRTRLAADFAAGQPADIVLLNYRRMGSFAAKQVIEPLGPYLERSAVIDEADFYPETIAPFRYNGALMCIPQNVSSLVVYYNKQLFDQAGVAYPGDSWTWEEFLTTARALTKDTNADGQIDQYGAGIEPSLIRLAPFVWQNGGELVTPAAKPAQLALDTPEAQAAMQWFVELQTKHHVVPDAVQEQAEDSESRFQNGRTAMFFDSRRAVPTLREIEAFDWDVAPLPQGKQRAGILHADAYCMAAKTQNKDAAWTFIEFANSAEGQTIIAKTGRTVPSLRAVAQSEAFLEPSAKPQRSRVFLDIIPAIRAVPTMDTWEDIETAVNNELERAFYGQATVEEAITAAKASTQGFFKP, encoded by the coding sequence ATGACACGCATTCGCGGCACTGCGCTGCTGCGGATCAAGCTGAAGGAGATCAACGTGCGCAACGTCGTCCTGCTCGTCGTCGGACTGGTGATGGTGCTGACCGCCTGCGGCGCTCCCGCTGCGGCCTCGAAGCCGGTTTCGTTTATGGTCTGGGGCGATCCCGCCGAGAAAGCAGCGTATGAGAGCCTGGTCAGCGCGTTCAAGCAAAAGCAGCCAAGCATCGACGTGCAGATTACGCATATCCCAGGCCAGAATGAGTACCGCACGCGGCTGGCTGCCGATTTCGCCGCCGGACAGCCAGCCGATATTGTTCTGCTCAACTACCGGCGCATGGGCAGCTTTGCCGCCAAGCAGGTGATCGAGCCGCTGGGACCGTATCTTGAGCGCAGCGCCGTGATCGACGAGGCCGATTTTTATCCCGAAACGATCGCGCCCTTCCGCTACAACGGCGCGCTGATGTGCATCCCGCAAAACGTGTCGAGCCTGGTCGTCTACTACAACAAGCAGCTCTTCGACCAGGCGGGCGTGGCGTACCCCGGCGATAGCTGGACCTGGGAGGAGTTCTTGACTACGGCCAGGGCGCTGACGAAGGATACCAACGCCGACGGGCAGATCGATCAGTACGGCGCGGGCATCGAGCCGTCGCTGATTCGGCTCGCGCCGTTTGTGTGGCAAAACGGCGGAGAGCTGGTCACGCCCGCCGCCAAACCGGCGCAGCTTGCGCTGGACACGCCTGAGGCGCAGGCCGCGATGCAGTGGTTTGTCGAGCTTCAGACCAAGCATCATGTCGTGCCGGATGCCGTGCAGGAGCAGGCCGAGGACAGCGAGAGCCGCTTCCAGAACGGACGAACCGCGATGTTCTTCGATAGCCGCCGCGCGGTGCCGACGCTCCGCGAGATCGAGGCGTTCGACTGGGATGTTGCGCCGCTGCCCCAGGGCAAGCAGCGCGCCGGGATTCTCCACGCCGATGCGTACTGCATGGCCGCGAAAACCCAAAACAAAGACGCGGCCTGGACATTCATCGAGTTTGCCAACTCCGCCGAGGGCCAGACGATCATCGCCAAAACCGGACGAACCGTGCCGTCGCTGCGTGCAGTGGCACAGTCGGAGGCGTTCCTTGAGCCGAGCGCAAAGCCGCAGCGCAGCCGGGTCTTCCTCGACATCATCCCCGCGATCCGCGCCGTGCCGACGATGGACACCTGGGAGGACATCGAGACGGCGGTCAACAACGAGCTGGAGCGCGCCTTTTATGGTCAGGCGACGGTCGAGGAGGCGATCACGGCGGCTAAGGCCAGCACCCAGGGATTTTTCAAGCCCTAG